A region from the Desulfitobacterium dehalogenans ATCC 51507 genome encodes:
- a CDS encoding CarD family transcriptional regulator: MFQVGDKVLYPMYGAGIIDSIEEKEVLGVKGQYYLLNIPHVNMEIMIPVGKAEGLGIRQVVNSQVIDDVLRFFFEGDTDPIMFESNNRFYRDINKKKMKSGDIYQESEIIRDLTRKGNLQKLGMEDNNMLHTAFQLVTSEIVQVKGIEMEKAVEILQSVIDQAKDEKEKQEALG, from the coding sequence ATGTTTCAAGTGGGCGATAAGGTTCTATATCCCATGTATGGAGCAGGAATAATCGATTCCATTGAAGAAAAAGAGGTCTTAGGTGTTAAAGGGCAGTATTACCTCCTGAACATTCCTCATGTCAATATGGAAATTATGATTCCAGTAGGCAAAGCTGAGGGTTTAGGTATACGCCAAGTGGTCAACAGCCAGGTCATCGATGATGTACTGCGCTTTTTCTTTGAAGGAGATACGGACCCCATCATGTTTGAAAGCAATAACCGTTTTTACCGTGATATCAACAAGAAGAAGATGAAGAGTGGAGATATCTATCAAGAGAGCGAAATCATACGCGATCTAACAAGAAAAGGCAATCTCCAAAAACTGGGTATGGAAGACAACAATATGCTACACACAGCCTTTCAGCTTGTAACCAGTGAAATCGTACAGGTGAAAGGCATAGAAATGGAAAAAGCTGTTGAAATACTCCAGAGTGTCATCGATCAGGCAAAAGACGAAAAAGAAAAGCAAGAAGCATTAGGTTAA
- a CDS encoding ACT domain-containing protein — translation MEKRLTIKVFEEILSVCRLDKSARVPDWAEGDFLTITRTPEELSIVCCQKNIPEDVKCERGWRYFKIDEVLDFSLVGILSLLSGTLASQGISIFAISTYDTDYILIKEEELDRAIEALRLEGHHVSINGQ, via the coding sequence TTGGAAAAGCGGTTAACCATTAAAGTATTTGAAGAAATTTTAAGTGTTTGTAGATTAGATAAAAGTGCTCGGGTGCCAGACTGGGCAGAAGGTGATTTTTTAACTATAACTAGAACTCCTGAAGAATTATCAATCGTTTGTTGTCAAAAAAACATCCCTGAAGATGTTAAGTGCGAACGAGGTTGGCGATATTTCAAAATTGATGAAGTATTAGATTTTTCTCTAGTAGGAATTCTCTCATTGCTAAGTGGAACATTGGCAAGTCAAGGCATCAGTATATTTGCGATTTCAACATATGACACCGATTATATATTGATTAAGGAAGAAGAATTGGATAGGGCAATTGAAGCATTAAGATTAGAGGGCCATCATGTATCCATAAATGGACAATAG
- a CDS encoding glycogen/starch/alpha-glucan phosphorylase, with amino-acid sequence MFSDKNSFKDAYLEKFAEIKGKPIEEGTLWDKYHTLVVLLKEEISLCRAFTNYAENRPSKQVYYFSMEFLIGKLLHNYLINIGIQDIVAEGLGELNIDLRDLLAQESDAGLGNGGLGRLAACFLDSMAFLGIAGHGNGIRYKYGLFEQKIVNGYQTEVADHWLKNGYPWEVRKPDKAIVVKYKGNVRAENLKGRLVFHHENYEPVLAVPYDIPIFSYENPFLINNLRLWSAEPLSSELDLALFNQGNFTQALSYKSEVEAISYILYPEDSNLAGRELRLKQEYFFVAAGLGAIVRSYKKSHGSLKDFSQGVSIHINDTHPALCIPELIRILLDEEGMDWEESWNITVDAISYTNHTVMPEALEKWPLDLFKNLLPRITMIIEEIDRRFKEKLLRRFFNSEELFESTPIIKEGQIYMANLAMIGSHSVNGVAKLHTEILKKHVFKDFHRIFGYKFTNLTNGVNHRRFLLTANPALSELITEAIGPGWKTNAAQLAKLHAFREDSSFLDQLAQVKYQNKVRLAEMIQEEQGVLIDPHSLYDVHVKRIHAYKRQLLNVLKIMELYNRLLIDPEAVQGGYTFIFGGKAAPGYHYAKSIIKLIHSVAEKVNKNPGIQDKLKVIFMENFNVSLAERIYPAADLSEQISTAGKEASGTGNMKFMMNGALTLGTLDGANVEIREAVGDDHIFIFGLTADEVLTSNRNRTYKSWDEYHTNPRLRQILEQLHSHHFMENAQEFRAIYDSLLLYNDEFYVLKDFESYIRTFEEAAARYELPKKWLQSSLHNIAESGIFSSDRTIREYAHQVWRVRCRRIE; translated from the coding sequence ATGTTCTCAGACAAAAACAGTTTTAAAGATGCCTATTTGGAGAAATTTGCTGAAATTAAGGGAAAGCCCATTGAGGAAGGAACTTTATGGGATAAATATCATACCTTGGTTGTACTGCTCAAAGAGGAGATCAGCCTTTGCCGCGCCTTCACCAATTACGCGGAAAACCGGCCTTCCAAGCAAGTCTATTATTTCTCCATGGAGTTTCTGATCGGGAAATTGCTGCATAATTATCTCATTAACATTGGTATTCAGGATATCGTCGCCGAAGGTTTAGGGGAACTGAATATTGACCTCCGGGACCTTTTGGCTCAGGAAAGTGATGCAGGATTAGGGAATGGAGGCTTAGGACGTTTAGCGGCCTGTTTTCTGGATTCGATGGCTTTCCTGGGCATAGCGGGGCATGGCAATGGAATTCGCTATAAATATGGGCTCTTTGAACAGAAAATCGTCAATGGCTATCAAACCGAGGTGGCGGACCATTGGCTTAAGAACGGTTATCCCTGGGAAGTGCGCAAACCGGATAAAGCCATTGTGGTCAAGTACAAAGGGAATGTTCGTGCAGAAAACCTTAAGGGCCGGCTGGTGTTCCATCATGAGAATTATGAACCGGTGCTGGCAGTTCCCTACGATATTCCCATCTTCAGCTATGAGAATCCTTTTCTGATCAATAATTTACGCTTATGGAGCGCAGAGCCTTTATCCTCTGAGCTGGATTTAGCCTTATTTAACCAAGGGAATTTCACTCAAGCCTTAAGTTATAAATCGGAAGTGGAGGCTATTTCTTACATACTCTATCCTGAAGATAGTAATCTGGCCGGAAGGGAGCTGCGCTTGAAGCAGGAGTATTTTTTTGTGGCAGCAGGACTGGGAGCGATCGTCCGCAGCTACAAGAAGAGCCATGGTTCTCTCAAGGATTTCTCCCAAGGGGTGTCCATCCATATTAATGATACCCACCCGGCCCTTTGCATTCCTGAATTAATCCGGATTCTCCTTGATGAGGAGGGAATGGATTGGGAAGAAAGCTGGAATATCACCGTGGATGCCATTTCCTACACCAACCATACCGTTATGCCGGAAGCTTTAGAAAAATGGCCCTTGGATTTATTTAAGAATCTCCTGCCCAGAATCACCATGATTATTGAGGAGATCGACCGGCGTTTCAAAGAGAAGCTCTTAAGGCGGTTCTTTAACAGCGAGGAATTATTTGAAAGTACCCCCATCATTAAAGAAGGGCAGATCTACATGGCGAATCTGGCTATGATAGGCAGTCATTCTGTGAATGGTGTGGCTAAGCTTCATACTGAGATTCTCAAAAAACATGTTTTCAAGGATTTTCACCGGATCTTCGGCTATAAATTTACCAATTTAACCAACGGAGTAAATCATCGGCGTTTCCTCTTAACGGCCAATCCCGCTCTCTCCGAGCTGATTACAGAGGCTATTGGTCCAGGGTGGAAGACCAATGCCGCTCAACTGGCAAAGCTTCATGCTTTTCGGGAAGATAGCTCCTTTCTCGACCAATTGGCTCAGGTGAAATACCAAAACAAAGTAAGATTGGCGGAGATGATTCAAGAGGAGCAAGGAGTTCTTATCGACCCCCATTCCCTTTATGATGTCCATGTTAAGCGAATTCATGCCTACAAGAGACAGCTCCTCAATGTTCTGAAGATCATGGAGCTCTACAATCGTCTGCTCATAGATCCTGAGGCAGTTCAGGGGGGGTACACCTTTATTTTCGGGGGCAAAGCGGCGCCCGGCTATCACTATGCTAAAAGTATCATTAAATTGATACATTCCGTAGCTGAAAAGGTTAATAAGAACCCCGGGATACAAGATAAGCTGAAAGTAATTTTTATGGAGAATTTCAATGTATCTTTGGCAGAAAGAATCTATCCTGCGGCTGATCTCAGCGAGCAAATCTCAACGGCCGGTAAAGAAGCCTCCGGTACCGGGAACATGAAATTTATGATGAACGGAGCGCTTACTTTAGGAACCTTAGATGGAGCCAATGTGGAGATAAGAGAAGCGGTAGGAGATGACCATATCTTTATCTTCGGACTGACCGCAGACGAAGTCCTCACCAGCAATAGGAACCGAACCTATAAATCATGGGATGAATATCATACCAATCCACGCCTTAGGCAAATTCTTGAACAATTGCATTCCCATCATTTTATGGAAAATGCCCAGGAATTTCGCGCCATTTATGATTCTTTGCTTCTCTATAACGATGAATTCTATGTCCTCAAAGATTTTGAATCCTATATAAGGACCTTCGAGGAAGCCGCAGCCCGTTATGAATTGCCAAAAAAGTGGTTGCAGTCCTCTTTGCACAATATTGCCGAGTCAGGAATCTTCTCCAGTGACCGAACCATAAGGGAATATGCCCACCAGGTTTGGCGGGTACGCTGTCGGAGAATTGAATGA
- a CDS encoding Dabb family protein, whose amino-acid sequence MLKHIVMWKLKEGEQKEQNALTVKELLEGLVGKIPELKKAEVGININGSDTAYDVVLYSEFDDEAGLAAYQSHPEHVKVGEFMKEIREKRTVVDYIL is encoded by the coding sequence ATGTTAAAGCATATCGTGATGTGGAAGTTAAAAGAAGGTGAGCAGAAAGAGCAAAATGCACTCACTGTTAAAGAACTTCTGGAAGGTTTAGTCGGGAAGATTCCCGAACTGAAAAAAGCCGAGGTTGGAATCAACATCAATGGATCGGATACCGCTTATGATGTGGTGCTTTATTCGGAATTTGATGATGAAGCGGGCTTAGCCGCTTATCAAAGCCATCCTGAGCATGTGAAGGTAGGCGAGTTTATGAAAGAGATCAGGGAAAAGCGCACAGTGGTGGATTATATTCTGTAA
- the fosX gene encoding FosX/FosE/FosI family fosfomycin resistance hydrolase, whose translation MIEGISHLTFIVKDIERASEFFRFIFDAQEVYSSGEDVYSLSREKFFLMNSLWISIMEGESLSERTYNHVAFKINDDEFSIFESRIRALGLEIKNPRPRVKGEGQSIYFYDYDNHLFELHTGTLSDRLATYKSIAQ comes from the coding sequence ATGATTGAAGGAATCAGCCATTTGACTTTCATAGTTAAAGATATTGAACGTGCATCAGAGTTTTTTCGATTTATCTTCGATGCTCAAGAGGTTTATTCTAGCGGTGAGGATGTGTATTCTTTATCAAGGGAAAAGTTCTTTTTGATGAACAGCCTATGGATATCAATAATGGAAGGGGAATCGTTATCTGAACGAACTTATAACCATGTTGCATTCAAGATCAATGATGATGAATTTAGCATTTTTGAATCAAGAATTCGAGCTTTGGGATTAGAAATAAAGAACCCTAGACCAAGGGTTAAGGGTGAAGGCCAATCGATATATTTTTATGATTATGATAATCACCTTTTTGAACTTCACACAGGTACTCTTTCCGATAGATTAGCTACATATAAAAGCATTGCTCAATAA
- the glgB gene encoding 1,4-alpha-glucan branching protein GlgB: MAWIKKLSTSQLQEIKKESEVHKVGPILTQEEMYLFNCGEFYHSFRKFGAHFVKHEGRWGTHFALWAPQAKKVSVVGDFNGWRGMNHPMEKWGDHGIWTCFIPGLEEGEIYKYELLTSSEERVLKADPYAFFSEVRPHTASVIYSLKGYSWGDQTWLNQRKTRNQKVSPLSIYEIHLGSWKRTEEGRFLNYAQLTPELIRYVKSMGYTHVELLPLMEHPYDGSWGYQGTGFYSCTSRYGTPHDLMFLIDQCHQAGIGVILDWVPGHFCKDAHGLGNFDGSPLYEKEVHEHWGTYKFDYSRSEVWSFLISNAVFWLEVFHVDGLRVDGVSSMLYLDYGKEGGSWQANLYGGRENLEAVGFLKRLNETVNRFYPEVLMIAEEATDWQGVTCPLDQEGLGFTFKWNMGWMNDTLRYINLDFHERRSFHQLLTFPMMYAYTENFILPLSHDEVVHGKKSLLDKMPGDYEQKFAGLRGLYTYFITSPGKKLLFMGGEMAQFIEWREDRELDWFLMDYETHRKYHFFVQQLNALYLQEKALWEIDQDWSGFEWIDVHNHEQGIIVFCRKGKSSEDRLVVLINFQPYGYGRHRIGVEKALGYREILNTDSADFGGGDRTNPGLLKVERVPWHGREFSLEIQVPPLGAMILKPELA; the protein is encoded by the coding sequence ATGGCCTGGATAAAAAAACTCAGTACCTCACAGCTACAAGAGATAAAGAAGGAGTCGGAAGTTCATAAGGTTGGTCCAATACTCACCCAAGAAGAGATGTATCTTTTTAATTGCGGTGAGTTTTATCATAGTTTCCGCAAGTTTGGCGCTCATTTTGTCAAACATGAGGGGCGATGGGGAACTCATTTTGCTTTATGGGCTCCCCAGGCTAAGAAGGTCTCTGTCGTAGGAGATTTCAACGGCTGGCGGGGAATGAACCATCCTATGGAAAAATGGGGGGATCACGGGATTTGGACATGCTTTATCCCTGGCCTGGAAGAAGGGGAGATTTACAAATATGAACTCCTCACCTCTTCAGAGGAAAGGGTGCTGAAGGCAGACCCTTATGCCTTTTTTTCGGAAGTACGGCCCCACACGGCTTCAGTCATCTACTCCCTGAAGGGTTATTCCTGGGGAGATCAGACCTGGCTGAATCAGCGCAAAACCAGGAATCAGAAAGTGTCCCCTTTATCCATCTACGAAATTCATCTGGGCTCATGGAAAAGAACAGAAGAAGGGCGGTTCCTTAATTATGCTCAGCTCACTCCGGAGCTGATCCGGTATGTAAAATCCATGGGCTATACTCATGTGGAGCTTCTGCCCCTGATGGAGCATCCTTACGACGGTTCCTGGGGCTATCAGGGAACGGGATTTTACTCCTGCACCAGCCGCTACGGCACTCCTCATGATCTTATGTTCCTGATCGACCAATGTCATCAAGCCGGAATCGGTGTGATTTTAGACTGGGTTCCGGGGCATTTCTGCAAGGATGCCCACGGTCTGGGCAATTTTGATGGAAGTCCCCTCTATGAGAAAGAAGTTCATGAGCATTGGGGGACTTATAAATTTGATTATTCCCGCTCGGAAGTCTGGAGCTTCCTCATATCCAATGCAGTTTTCTGGCTGGAAGTCTTTCATGTGGATGGTCTGCGGGTGGATGGGGTGAGCAGCATGCTTTATCTGGATTATGGGAAAGAAGGAGGGTCCTGGCAGGCCAATCTTTATGGAGGGCGGGAAAATCTGGAGGCCGTGGGCTTTTTAAAGCGGCTCAATGAAACGGTCAACCGTTTTTATCCCGAGGTATTGATGATAGCCGAAGAAGCTACGGATTGGCAGGGAGTGACCTGCCCTCTTGATCAAGAGGGGCTGGGGTTCACTTTCAAATGGAATATGGGCTGGATGAATGATACCCTCCGCTATATAAATTTGGACTTTCATGAGCGCAGGTCCTTCCATCAGCTCTTAACCTTTCCCATGATGTATGCCTATACCGAAAACTTTATTCTCCCTTTATCCCATGACGAGGTGGTCCATGGCAAGAAATCTCTATTGGATAAGATGCCGGGAGATTATGAACAGAAGTTCGCAGGCTTAAGGGGCTTATACACCTATTTCATCACCTCCCCCGGTAAAAAGCTGCTCTTTATGGGGGGCGAGATGGCTCAGTTCATCGAGTGGCGGGAAGATCGGGAACTAGACTGGTTTCTCATGGATTATGAGACGCATAGAAAGTACCATTTCTTCGTTCAGCAATTAAATGCACTGTATTTGCAAGAAAAGGCTTTATGGGAAATTGATCAGGATTGGTCCGGATTTGAATGGATCGATGTCCATAACCATGAACAGGGGATTATTGTGTTTTGCCGCAAGGGAAAGTCCTCTGAGGACAGGCTGGTGGTTCTGATTAATTTTCAACCCTATGGCTATGGAAGGCATCGGATCGGAGTGGAAAAGGCTCTGGGCTATCGGGAAATACTGAACACCGACTCAGCTGACTTCGGTGGAGGGGATAGGACTAATCCTGGGCTATTAAAAGTAGAGAGAGTCCCATGGCACGGCCGGGAATTCTCCCTGGAAATTCAGGTTCCCCCCCTGGGTGCCATGATATTAAAGCCCGAACTTGCATAA
- a CDS encoding glycoside hydrolase family 113, which yields MFKGFSTHLKRHRVKHLAFISLIMLVILVKVVLIDVVYISKQYEKKRIITPWGEKIKSGNLSVDYSLEQTLIDIENLGLNTVNVPVQIDIPSLTANTATLNIESKKKAIQLIKKLRYQGINVILEPYPYISNGELYETQLDPQDKNEWFRNWKEEILHPIIRDIAKPYKVYALCIGSNFDKFEKEYALWIDVANFVRENYRGRITYKTNWWYTAEWNTEKDGLHDTYTAKLNNPLLAEVDFISVAAYFELTDQETNTVESLVNSLYSTQIHSRHQNVYEELKNLSSEWNKPVFFGELGFPKRNKAAVHPWDPEPSAIPNELEQANGFQAYKEVFEKESWNLGFSVFAIGKKDEFKNYYPSHQSIRVINSWYK from the coding sequence ATGTTCAAAGGGTTTTCGACTCATTTGAAAAGGCATAGGGTAAAACACCTTGCTTTCATATCATTAATCATGTTGGTAATTCTCGTCAAGGTAGTTCTGATCGATGTGGTTTATATTAGTAAACAATATGAAAAGAAAAGAATTATCACACCCTGGGGTGAAAAAATAAAATCGGGGAATCTATCTGTAGATTACTCTCTGGAACAGACATTGATAGATATTGAAAATCTCGGTTTAAACACTGTTAATGTACCGGTTCAAATTGATATTCCATCCTTGACAGCCAATACAGCGACATTAAATATAGAGAGCAAGAAGAAAGCAATTCAGCTCATCAAAAAGCTAAGGTATCAGGGGATTAATGTAATCTTAGAACCATACCCATACATTAGCAACGGAGAACTTTATGAAACACAATTAGATCCACAGGATAAAAATGAGTGGTTCAGGAATTGGAAAGAGGAAATACTCCACCCCATAATTCGGGATATCGCAAAACCTTACAAAGTTTACGCCTTATGTATAGGGTCAAATTTTGACAAGTTTGAAAAGGAATATGCGCTTTGGATTGATGTCGCAAATTTTGTGCGTGAAAACTATCGGGGAAGAATAACTTATAAAACGAATTGGTGGTATACAGCGGAATGGAACACAGAAAAAGACGGTCTCCATGACACTTATACTGCGAAGCTAAATAACCCTTTACTGGCAGAAGTGGATTTTATTTCGGTCGCAGCATACTTTGAACTCACCGATCAAGAAACGAATACTGTAGAGAGTCTGGTAAATTCGCTTTATAGTACCCAAATTCACTCTAGACATCAGAATGTTTATGAGGAATTAAAGAACTTATCTTCCGAATGGAATAAGCCAGTATTTTTTGGTGAATTAGGTTTTCCCAAAAGGAACAAGGCTGCGGTTCATCCATGGGATCCGGAGCCTTCTGCCATACCTAATGAACTGGAACAGGCGAATGGATTTCAAGCCTATAAAGAGGTGTTCGAAAAAGAAAGTTGGAACTTAGGTTTTTCAGTTTTCGCAATTGGTAAAAAGGATGAGTTTAAAAATTATTATCCAAGTCATCAGAGTATTAGAGTGATTAATAGTTGGTATAAATGA
- a CDS encoding glucose-1-phosphate adenylyltransferase, whose amino-acid sequence MRTKECIAMLLAGGQGSRLGCLTRNIAKPAVSFAGKYRIIDFSLSNCTNSNIDTVGVLTQYKPFVLNSYISVGSAWDLNCLNGGVHILPPFVGENQGSWYKGTANAIYQNMDFINFYNPEYILILSGDHIYQMDYYEMLSYHKQKKAEVTLSTIAVPWEEASRFGIMMVDGEGRITRFAEKPSRPESNLASMGVYIFNWDVLKEALLEDEQDRQSDHDFGKNVLPRLLQQGKRLYSYLFQGYWRDVGTIESYYNANMEVLREERNDMFFELKRRIFSNEEILAPQYIGDQAKIHHSLIGNGCTILGEVHDSIIASGVYVGKGSVIEHSILLPNSEVHGDVRLWKTILGENAIVRNHCRIGDEAEENPPQEGITVIGDHLQIQESTVINAGKNVIKTIS is encoded by the coding sequence ATGAGAACAAAGGAATGCATCGCTATGCTGCTGGCGGGGGGACAGGGGAGCAGATTGGGATGCTTAACCCGTAATATCGCTAAGCCGGCGGTGTCTTTCGCCGGCAAATACCGAATTATCGACTTTAGTCTCAGTAACTGCACTAACTCCAATATCGACACGGTGGGGGTTTTAACCCAGTATAAGCCCTTTGTCCTGAATTCCTATATTAGTGTGGGCTCTGCCTGGGATTTAAATTGTTTAAATGGGGGAGTTCATATTCTCCCCCCTTTTGTCGGCGAAAATCAAGGAAGCTGGTATAAAGGAACCGCCAATGCGATCTATCAGAATATGGATTTTATCAATTTCTATAATCCGGAATATATCCTGATTCTCTCCGGGGACCACATCTATCAAATGGATTATTACGAGATGCTGTCCTACCACAAACAAAAGAAAGCGGAAGTCACCCTGTCCACCATTGCGGTTCCGTGGGAAGAAGCCTCTCGTTTCGGCATCATGATGGTGGATGGCGAGGGCCGGATTACCCGGTTCGCAGAAAAGCCCTCTCGCCCTGAAAGTAATTTAGCCTCCATGGGAGTTTATATCTTTAATTGGGATGTTCTTAAGGAAGCTCTTCTTGAAGATGAGCAGGACAGACAATCGGACCATGATTTTGGGAAGAATGTGCTTCCCCGGCTTTTGCAACAGGGAAAACGGCTCTACTCCTATCTCTTTCAAGGATACTGGCGGGATGTGGGGACGATTGAGAGCTATTATAATGCCAATATGGAAGTTCTGCGGGAAGAAAGGAACGATATGTTTTTCGAATTGAAGCGGCGGATTTTCTCCAATGAAGAAATTCTTGCCCCTCAGTATATCGGTGATCAGGCGAAGATACACCATAGCCTTATTGGTAACGGCTGCACTATCCTGGGGGAAGTTCATGACTCCATCATTGCCTCAGGAGTCTATGTAGGGAAAGGAAGCGTTATTGAACATTCTATTTTACTCCCCAACTCAGAAGTCCATGGGGATGTCCGACTGTGGAAAACTATTTTGGGAGAGAATGCCATCGTCCGGAATCATTGCCGGATAGGGGATGAGGCTGAAGAGAATCCGCCCCAGGAAGGTATTACAGTGATTGGAGATCATTTGCAGATCCAGGAGAGTACCGTCATCAATGCAGGAAAAAACGTTATAAAAACCATCTCTTGA
- a CDS encoding DUF975 family protein, with protein sequence MKSNAELKTLARENLKEKWLIAIIVSVVAWMLTDAFTGNSGRETVEYVWRNGEFVKTVNHSNAMFSLIAFIIGGPINFGLASFFLKLARDQESTFSELFSGFHYFLKNFVMNFFIILFTTLWFLLLIIPGIIAVLRYSMAYYIMNDNPDLKPLEAIDLSKKMMYGHKERLFFLWLSFIGWFLLGIFTLGIGFLYAMPYYNATLANFYEDVKDNAY encoded by the coding sequence AATGCAGAACTCAAAACTTTAGCTCGGGAAAATTTAAAAGAGAAATGGCTTATAGCAATTATCGTCTCCGTTGTTGCCTGGATGTTAACCGATGCTTTCACAGGAAATAGCGGCAGAGAAACTGTTGAATATGTATGGCGTAATGGAGAGTTTGTAAAAACTGTAAATCACTCAAATGCTATGTTCTCTTTGATTGCATTCATTATTGGCGGGCCAATAAATTTTGGATTAGCGTCTTTCTTTTTGAAATTAGCAAGAGATCAAGAGTCTACATTTAGTGAATTATTTAGCGGTTTTCACTATTTTTTAAAAAATTTTGTAATGAACTTCTTTATTATACTTTTTACTACCCTCTGGTTTTTGCTTCTCATAATTCCAGGGATTATTGCTGTTTTAAGATATTCTATGGCCTATTACATAATGAATGATAACCCCGATCTTAAGCCATTGGAAGCTATAGACTTGAGCAAAAAAATGATGTATGGACATAAGGAGAGATTATTTTTCCTATGGTTAAGCTTTATAGGTTGGTTTTTACTTGGGATTTTCACACTTGGCATAGGTTTTCTCTATGCGATGCCTTATTATAATGCAACCTTAGCAAATTTCTATGAAGACGTAAAAGATAATGCTTATTAG